A single bacterium DNA region contains:
- a CDS encoding valine--tRNA ligase, producing the protein MIMEISKTYEPKEVEEKWYKYWEEGDFFKADHLSLKLPFSMVIPPPNITGSLHMGHALNNTLQDIIIRTKRMQGYNALWIPGTDHAGIATQNRVEKELEKQDRIKREELGRERFIEKVWQWREKYGDQIIFQLKKLGCSCDWSRLRFTMDEGLSMAVREVFVSLYEEGLIYQGDYIVNWCSRCHTALSDIEVEHQETSGKLYYLKYPLVYDRQKYIVVATTRPETMLGDTAVAVSPNDQRYSSLLGQYVLLPILKREIPIIADSSVDPSFGTGMVKVTPAHDLNDFAIGKRHRLEVINILNKDATLNHQAGSYQGLDCFKARAKLIEDLKEINLIEKIEDYRHAVGHCYRCQTIVEPYLSKQWFVRMKELALSAITAVKENKVEFIPKSWEKTYFEWLDNIKDWCISRQIWWGHRLPVWYCNNCQETIASRVDLKECPYCQSKNLRQEEDVLDTWFSSALWPFSTLGFPEKTKDLEVFYPTSVLSTGFDIIFFWVARMIMLGLKFQKKVPFKKVYLHALIRDAHGQKMSKSSGNVIDPIEVIDKFGTDALRFTLAIMTAQGRDILLSEERIKGYRHFCNKVWNTARFILINTNSFKEIKLDLPSNLTLADRWIISKVNQLIEKVTVSLDDYQFNEASQAIYDFLWHEFCDWYIEIAKINLKSEHQLETQLVLLKVFEDTLKLLHPFMPFLTEEIWQSLPVRKEEKSIMISQWPKSCSWLIDKESIQDMDYLKEVISLIRNLLWEVGISPKRSVDLVLKTKDLKKLSLLQNYSHYLKTLIAISRLEIREDIKKPKSSVSTALGELEIYLPLEGIVDFKKEKERLKKEIQNIEKELSKIKDKLSNKDFLSKAKEEVVKKQKELEQELLLKRDHFGSHLRVVEESL; encoded by the coding sequence ATGATTATGGAAATTTCTAAGACTTATGAACCTAAAGAGGTAGAAGAGAAATGGTATAAATATTGGGAAGAAGGGGATTTCTTTAAAGCTGACCATCTTTCTTTAAAACTTCCTTTTTCGATGGTCATTCCTCCACCAAATATTACTGGTTCTCTTCATATGGGTCATGCTTTAAATAACACTTTACAAGATATTATTATCCGAACTAAACGGATGCAAGGATATAATGCTTTATGGATTCCTGGAACAGATCATGCTGGCATTGCTACTCAAAATAGAGTGGAAAAAGAATTAGAAAAGCAAGATCGGATAAAGAGAGAAGAATTAGGCAGGGAAAGATTTATAGAAAAGGTTTGGCAATGGCGAGAAAAGTATGGAGATCAGATCATCTTCCAATTAAAAAAATTAGGATGTTCTTGTGACTGGTCCCGCCTTAGATTTACTATGGATGAAGGTCTTTCCATGGCGGTTCGGGAAGTGTTTGTTTCTTTGTATGAAGAGGGTCTTATTTATCAAGGTGACTATATTGTTAATTGGTGTTCTCGTTGTCATACCGCTTTATCTGATATCGAAGTAGAACATCAAGAGACTTCAGGGAAACTTTATTATCTTAAGTACCCTTTGGTCTATGATAGGCAAAAATATATAGTCGTAGCCACTACTCGTCCAGAGACAATGTTAGGAGATACCGCGGTAGCCGTAAGCCCTAATGATCAAAGATATTCAAGCTTATTAGGTCAGTATGTCTTACTTCCTATCTTAAAACGAGAAATTCCTATTATCGCTGATAGCTCTGTTGATCCTTCTTTTGGAACGGGCATGGTGAAAGTAACTCCAGCTCACGATCTTAATGATTTTGCGATAGGAAAGAGGCATCGTTTAGAAGTAATTAATATCTTAAATAAAGATGCTACTTTAAACCACCAAGCTGGTTCTTATCAAGGCTTAGATTGTTTTAAAGCTCGAGCTAAATTAATAGAAGATTTAAAGGAGATAAACTTAATTGAAAAGATAGAGGACTATCGGCATGCGGTCGGACATTGTTATCGTTGCCAGACTATTGTAGAGCCATACCTTTCTAAGCAATGGTTTGTAAGAATGAAAGAGTTAGCTCTTTCAGCTATTACCGCGGTAAAAGAAAATAAGGTAGAATTTATTCCTAAGTCATGGGAAAAGACTTATTTTGAATGGCTGGATAATATTAAAGATTGGTGTATTTCAAGGCAAATTTGGTGGGGACATCGTCTTCCTGTTTGGTATTGTAACAACTGCCAAGAAACTATTGCTTCCCGAGTTGATCTTAAAGAATGTCCTTATTGTCAAAGTAAAAACTTAAGACAAGAAGAAGATGTCTTAGATACCTGGTTTTCTTCTGCTCTTTGGCCATTTTCAACTTTAGGCTTTCCTGAAAAGACCAAAGATTTAGAGGTTTTTTATCCTACTTCGGTCTTGTCAACAGGTTTTGATATCATTTTTTTCTGGGTAGCCAGGATGATTATGCTGGGCTTGAAATTTCAGAAAAAAGTTCCTTTTAAGAAAGTATATCTCCATGCTTTAATTAGAGATGCCCACGGACAGAAGATGAGTAAATCTTCAGGTAATGTGATTGATCCTATCGAGGTAATAGATAAATTTGGGACTGATGCCTTACGTTTTACTTTAGCAATTATGACTGCCCAAGGTAGAGATATTCTCCTTTCCGAAGAGAGAATTAAAGGGTATCGACATTTTTGTAATAAGGTTTGGAATACGGCTCGATTTATTCTTATTAATACAAACTCTTTTAAAGAAATCAAACTTGACCTTCCTTCAAATTTAACTTTAGCCGATAGATGGATAATAAGTAAGGTTAATCAGCTTATTGAGAAAGTAACGGTGAGTTTAGATGACTATCAATTTAATGAAGCTTCTCAAGCTATTTATGATTTTCTATGGCACGAATTTTGTGATTGGTACATAGAAATTGCTAAGATAAATTTAAAGAGTGAGCATCAGTTAGAAACCCAGTTAGTCTTATTAAAGGTTTTTGAAGATACTTTAAAGCTTCTTCATCCTTTTATGCCTTTTCTGACCGAAGAGATCTGGCAGAGTCTTCCCGTGAGAAAAGAAGAAAAAAGCATTATGATCAGCCAATGGCCAAAGTCTTGTTCGTGGTTAATAGATAAAGAATCAATTCAAGATATGGATTATTTAAAAGAAGTCATATCTTTAATTAGGAATCTTCTTTGGGAAGTTGGCATATCTCCCAAAAGATCAGTCGATCTAGTGCTAAAAACCAAAGATTTAAAAAAATTAAGTTTACTCCAGAACTATAGCCATTATCTTAAAACTTTGATTGCTATTTCAAGATTAGAAATAAGAGAAGATATCAAAAAACCTAAATCTTCAGTTTCTACGGCTTTAGGAGAATTAGAAATATATTTACCCTTAGAAGGAATTGTAGATTTTAAGAAAGAGAAAGAAAGGCTTAAAAAGGAAATCCAAAACATAGAAAAAGAATTATCTAAGATTAAGGATAAATTAAGTAATAAAGACTTTTTAAGTAAGGCTAAGGAAGAAGTAGTTAAAAAGCAAAAAGAGCTGGAACAAGAACTTTTACTAAAAAGAGACCATTTCGGTAGTCATTTAAGGGTGGTGGAAGAGAGTTTATAA
- the fusA gene encoding elongation factor G → MANLVKNIMIGGHGGTGKTSLVEAMLYNGKVIDRLGRVDHGSSFTDFDPEEIKRKISIKSTLAMMNWNNSKINIIDTPGYTDFIGEIRRPFNVVESVIIVIDVTSGVTVGTELVWKYADEEGIPKVIFINKLNKENINFYEKIKNIQDSFGPQVVLLQLPIGEGSDFKGIIDLIDLKALIYQNGKVTEEEIKDELKGKALAYRDKLIEKIAESNDELTEKYLEGEGLTKEEIFKGLKLGIKQGSITPLLCGSALNNIAINKLLDLISDFMPLAIERKNSKGINPLTNQEEERKATPDDSFSALIFKVETDPHIGELTYFKVLSGVLNANSEVYNATKRIKERVGKICWVNGKKREDTPKVEAGDIAAFVKLKNASIFDVLCDHSKPIVFDKINFPEPVISMALEPKTKADQEKMSLGLSRLTEEDPTFVIKHDHELKQTLIYGMGEVHLEVMIHKLKEKFGVEVKLSKPRIAYRETIQITAKGEGKYKKQSGGKGQYGHAFLELEPLYGEQTYEFVDKIFGGAIPSKYIPAIEKGVKDTLSKGILANYPIINVKVTLYDGSYHSVDSSDIAFQIAASFAFKKAFEQANPVLLEPIMEVKVYVPEEYMGDIISDLNSKRGKILGMSSEDRLQVVTALVSEAEMYKYSTTLRSVTQGRGRHTMKFAQYEVVPPHLTEQIISESKKEKEEE, encoded by the coding sequence ATGGCTAATTTAGTAAAGAATATAATGATTGGTGGCCATGGAGGGACAGGAAAGACATCTTTAGTAGAGGCCATGCTTTATAATGGTAAAGTTATAGATCGATTGGGAAGAGTTGATCATGGTAGTAGTTTTACTGATTTTGATCCTGAAGAGATCAAGAGAAAGATCAGCATAAAGTCAACTTTGGCTATGATGAACTGGAATAATAGCAAGATAAATATTATCGACACTCCAGGATATACAGACTTTATTGGGGAAATTAGAAGACCATTTAACGTAGTAGAATCAGTTATTATCGTGATTGATGTTACTTCAGGAGTAACAGTTGGTACAGAATTAGTTTGGAAGTATGCCGATGAAGAAGGAATTCCCAAAGTTATATTTATAAATAAATTAAACAAAGAGAATATTAACTTTTATGAAAAAATAAAAAATATCCAAGATTCTTTTGGACCCCAAGTAGTCTTGTTGCAACTACCTATTGGCGAAGGCAGTGATTTTAAAGGAATTATAGATTTAATAGACTTAAAAGCCCTGATCTATCAAAATGGTAAAGTAACAGAAGAGGAAATAAAAGACGAATTAAAAGGCAAAGCCTTAGCCTACCGGGATAAATTAATAGAAAAGATTGCCGAAAGCAATGATGAATTAACAGAAAAATACTTAGAAGGAGAAGGACTGACCAAGGAAGAAATTTTTAAAGGGTTAAAATTAGGCATCAAACAAGGAAGCATTACTCCCTTATTATGTGGAAGTGCTCTTAATAATATAGCCATAAATAAATTACTTGATCTTATTTCAGATTTTATGCCTTTGGCTATCGAGAGAAAGAATAGCAAAGGGATTAACCCCCTTACCAATCAAGAGGAAGAAAGAAAAGCGACTCCTGATGATTCTTTTTCAGCTCTTATCTTTAAGGTAGAAACCGATCCTCATATCGGAGAACTTACTTATTTTAAAGTACTTTCTGGGGTTTTAAATGCCAATAGCGAAGTTTATAATGCCACTAAAAGAATAAAAGAGAGAGTAGGAAAAATTTGTTGGGTTAATGGTAAAAAGCGGGAAGATACCCCAAAAGTAGAAGCCGGCGATATTGCTGCCTTTGTTAAACTAAAGAATGCTTCTATCTTTGATGTCTTGTGTGATCATAGTAAACCTATAGTTTTTGATAAAATTAATTTTCCAGAACCGGTAATCTCTATGGCTCTTGAACCCAAGACCAAAGCTGATCAGGAGAAAATGAGCTTAGGGCTAAGTAGGCTCACAGAAGAAGATCCTACTTTTGTAATAAAGCATGATCACGAGCTAAAACAGACCTTAATTTATGGGATGGGAGAAGTCCATTTAGAAGTAATGATCCACAAGTTAAAAGAAAAGTTTGGAGTAGAAGTAAAATTAAGTAAACCAAGAATCGCTTATCGAGAAACTATTCAAATTACCGCTAAAGGAGAAGGCAAGTATAAGAAGCAATCTGGAGGAAAAGGCCAATATGGACATGCTTTTTTAGAATTAGAACCCTTATATGGAGAACAAACTTATGAATTTGTTGATAAGATTTTTGGGGGAGCTATTCCGTCTAAATATATTCCAGCTATCGAGAAAGGAGTTAAAGATACTTTATCTAAAGGAATATTAGCCAACTATCCTATTATCAATGTTAAGGTTACTTTATATGATGGCTCTTATCATAGCGTGGATTCTTCTGATATTGCTTTTCAAATTGCTGCTTCCTTTGCTTTTAAGAAAGCTTTTGAACAAGCCAATCCAGTCTTGTTAGAACCTATTATGGAAGTAAAAGTTTATGTTCCTGAAGAATACATGGGTGATATTATCAGCGATCTAAACAGCAAAAGAGGAAAAATATTAGGAATGAGTTCAGAAGATAGGCTTCAAGTAGTCACTGCTTTAGTTTCAGAAGCCGAGATGTATAAATATTCCACTACTTTACGTTCGGTTACCCAAGGAAGAGGAAGGCATACCATGAAGTTTGCCCAATATGAAGTAGTGCCGCCTCATCTTACCGAACAAATTATTAGTGAATCTAAAAAAGAAAAAGAGGAAGAATAA